The following are encoded together in the Streptomyces sp. NBC_00341 genome:
- a CDS encoding alpha/beta fold hydrolase yields MAELELSAGVVEYEDTGGDGPVLVLLHGVAMDGTLWRHVVADLRTGHRCIVPTLPLGAHRHPMKPDADLSVLGVARLVAEFLEALDLTDVTLVMSDWGGAQALVADGRDERIGRLVITSCEAFDNFPPGLPGKNLYASARMPGGLRAAFALLRLKPMRRLPMTWGLMTVRPVPDEVMDGWFRPLWTSKEIRRDLRKYVLGVPPRAELLGWADALRTFDRPALVAWAAQDRVMPPEHGRRLAELLPRGELVEIQDSRTLIPEDQPERLAGHIREFLRKE; encoded by the coding sequence ATGGCCGAGTTGGAGCTTTCCGCGGGCGTCGTGGAGTACGAGGACACCGGCGGCGACGGTCCGGTGCTCGTCCTGCTGCACGGCGTCGCCATGGACGGCACGCTCTGGCGCCACGTGGTCGCGGATCTGCGGACCGGCCACCGCTGCATCGTCCCGACCCTGCCGCTCGGCGCCCACCGCCACCCGATGAAGCCCGACGCCGATCTGTCGGTCCTGGGCGTCGCACGGCTGGTCGCCGAGTTCCTGGAGGCGCTCGACCTCACCGACGTCACCCTGGTGATGAGCGACTGGGGCGGGGCGCAGGCCCTGGTGGCGGACGGCCGGGACGAGCGGATCGGGAGGCTCGTCATCACCTCCTGCGAGGCCTTCGACAACTTCCCGCCCGGCCTGCCCGGCAAGAACCTGTACGCCTCCGCCAGGATGCCGGGCGGCCTGCGGGCGGCCTTCGCGCTGCTCAGGCTGAAGCCGATGCGGCGGCTGCCGATGACCTGGGGCCTGATGACCGTGAGGCCGGTGCCGGACGAGGTGATGGACGGCTGGTTCCGGCCGCTCTGGACCTCGAAGGAGATCCGCCGCGACCTGCGCAAGTACGTCCTCGGGGTGCCGCCCAGGGCCGAGCTGCTGGGCTGGGCGGACGCGCTGCGCACCTTCGACCGCCCGGCACTGGTCGCCTGGGCGGCGCAGGACCGGGTGATGCCGCCGGAACACGGCCGCCGGCTGGCCGAGCTGCTGCCCAGGGGCGAACTGGTGGAGATCCAGGACAGCCGCACCCTGATCCCGGAGGACCAGCCGGAACGTCTCGCCGGTCACATCCGGGAGTTCCTGCGGAAGGAGTGA
- the tdh gene encoding L-threonine 3-dehydrogenase, producing MKALVKQKAEPGLWLMDVPEPETGPSDVLIKVLRTGICGTDLHIRNYDGWAQQAVKTPLVLGHEFVGEVAAIGADVVDIAVGDLVSGEGHLVCGKCRNCLAGRRHLCRSTVGLGVGRDGAFAEYVALPASNVWVHRVPVDLDVAAIFDPFGNAVHTALSFPLVGEDVLITGAGPIGIMAAAVAKHAGARHVMITDVSEARLDLARKVGVSLALNVGEQTIADGQRELGLREGFDIGLEMSGRPEAMRDMIANMTHGGRIAMLGLPSEEFAVDWARIVTSMITVKGIYGREMYETWYAMSVLLEGGLDLAPVITGRYGYRDFEAAFDDAASGRGGKVILDWTA from the coding sequence GTGAAGGCACTCGTGAAGCAGAAGGCCGAGCCGGGACTCTGGCTGATGGACGTTCCCGAGCCGGAGACCGGTCCCTCGGACGTCCTCATCAAGGTGCTCCGTACCGGCATCTGCGGTACCGACCTGCACATCCGCAACTACGACGGCTGGGCGCAGCAGGCGGTGAAGACGCCGCTCGTCCTCGGCCACGAGTTCGTCGGAGAGGTCGCCGCGATCGGCGCGGACGTCGTGGACATCGCGGTGGGCGACCTGGTCAGCGGCGAGGGACACCTGGTCTGCGGCAAGTGCCGCAACTGCCTGGCCGGCCGCCGCCACCTCTGCCGCTCCACGGTCGGGCTCGGCGTCGGACGCGACGGGGCCTTCGCGGAGTACGTCGCGCTGCCCGCGTCCAACGTGTGGGTGCACCGGGTCCCCGTGGACCTCGACGTCGCGGCGATCTTCGACCCGTTCGGCAACGCCGTGCACACCGCGCTGTCGTTCCCGCTCGTCGGTGAGGACGTCCTGATCACCGGCGCCGGCCCGATCGGCATCATGGCCGCGGCCGTCGCCAAGCACGCCGGGGCCCGTCACGTCATGATCACCGACGTCAGCGAGGCCCGTCTCGACCTGGCCCGCAAGGTCGGCGTCAGCCTCGCGCTCAACGTCGGGGAGCAGACCATCGCGGACGGCCAGCGGGAGCTGGGCCTGCGCGAGGGCTTCGACATCGGCCTGGAGATGTCCGGCCGCCCCGAGGCGATGCGCGACATGATCGCGAACATGACGCACGGCGGCCGCATCGCGATGCTCGGACTGCCGTCGGAGGAGTTCGCCGTCGACTGGGCCCGGATCGTCACCTCCATGATCACGGTCAAGGGCATCTACGGCCGCGAGATGTACGAGACCTGGTACGCCATGTCCGTCCTGCTGGAGGGCGGCCTCGACCTCGCCCCCGTGATCACCGGCCGCTACGGCTACCGCGACTTCGAGGCGGCCTTCGACGACGCGGCGAGCGGACGCGGCGGCAAGGTCATCCTCGACTGGACCGCCTGA
- a CDS encoding glycine C-acetyltransferase yields MFDSVRDDMRTTLEEIEAAGLHKPERVIGTPQSATVAVTAGGRPGEVLNFCANNYLGLADHPDVIAAAHQALDRWGYGMASVRFICGTQEVHKELEQRLSSFLGQEDTILYSSCFDANGGVFETVLGPEDAVISDALNHASIIDGIRLCKAKRFRYANRDMADLEQQLKEASGARRRLIVTDGVFSMDGYVAPLREICDLAERYDAMVMVDDSHAVGFVGPGGRGTPELHDVMDRVDIITGTLGKALGGASGGYVAARAEIVALLRQRSRPYLFSNSLAPVIAAASLKVIDLLESAGDLREQLNANTALFRTRMTAEGFDVLPGDHAIAPVMIGDAAKAGRMAELLLERGVYVIGFSYPVVPQGAARIRVQLSAAHSTADVNRAVDAFVDARAALGE; encoded by the coding sequence ATGTTCGACTCCGTACGCGACGACATGCGCACCACCCTCGAAGAGATCGAGGCCGCCGGGCTGCACAAGCCCGAGCGCGTGATCGGCACCCCGCAGTCCGCGACCGTCGCCGTCACCGCCGGGGGCCGCCCCGGTGAGGTGCTCAACTTCTGCGCCAACAACTACCTGGGCCTCGCGGACCACCCCGACGTCATCGCCGCCGCGCACCAGGCGCTGGACCGCTGGGGCTACGGCATGGCCTCCGTCCGCTTCATCTGCGGCACCCAGGAGGTCCACAAGGAGCTGGAGCAGCGGCTCTCCTCCTTCCTGGGCCAGGAGGACACGATCCTCTACTCCTCCTGCTTCGACGCCAACGGCGGTGTCTTCGAGACCGTCCTCGGCCCGGAGGACGCGGTCATCTCCGACGCCCTCAACCACGCCTCGATCATCGACGGCATCCGGCTGTGCAAGGCCAAGCGCTTCCGCTACGCCAACCGCGACATGGCCGACCTGGAGCAGCAGCTCAAGGAGGCGTCCGGGGCCCGGCGCCGCCTGATCGTCACCGACGGCGTCTTCTCCATGGACGGTTACGTCGCACCGCTGCGCGAGATCTGCGACCTGGCCGAGCGCTACGACGCCATGGTCATGGTCGACGACTCGCACGCGGTGGGCTTCGTCGGCCCCGGCGGGCGCGGTACGCCCGAGCTGCACGACGTGATGGACCGCGTCGACATCATCACGGGCACCCTCGGCAAGGCGCTCGGCGGTGCCTCCGGCGGCTACGTGGCCGCCCGCGCCGAGATCGTCGCCCTGCTGCGCCAGCGCTCGCGCCCGTACCTCTTCTCCAACTCGCTCGCCCCGGTCATCGCGGCGGCCTCCCTGAAGGTCATCGACCTGCTGGAGTCCGCCGGCGACCTGCGCGAGCAGCTCAACGCCAACACCGCGCTCTTCCGTACCCGGATGACAGCGGAAGGCTTCGACGTCCTGCCCGGCGACCACGCCATCGCCCCCGTGATGATCGGGGACGCGGCGAAGGCAGGCCGGATGGCGGAGCTTCTCCTGGAGCGCGGTGTGTACGTGATCGGGTTCTCCTACCCGGTCGTCCCGCAGGGCGCGGCCCGTATCCGCGTCCAGCTGTCCGCCGCGCACTCCACGGCGGACGTGAACCGCGCGGTCGACGCGTTCGTCGACGCGCGGGCAGCGCTCGGGGAGTAG
- a CDS encoding LysR family transcriptional regulator, translating into MIDARRLRILRAVADHRTVTAAAAALYLTPSAVSQQLAALEQETGHRLVERNARGARLTSAGEILLTHTNAVLAQLERAEAELAAYGAGDAGTVTVAAFATGIGLVLAPAIAALGESAPGIRVRVQDAEGDASVPMVLDRQADVAVAVEYRGAPGEDDRRLTRVPLYSEPFDAVLPVRHRLAGQEQVAIADLAKDTWIGPYPGNPCHDVVVLACQYAGFEPALEHSSDDFHAVVALAGADAGVALVPRSALRGMALTGVVVRPVHGSAPTRRVFAAVRRGAEAHPLIAPVLDALAGAAGGVGLGRGTG; encoded by the coding sequence ATGATCGATGCACGGCGGCTGCGCATTCTGCGTGCGGTGGCGGACCACCGCACGGTGACCGCCGCGGCCGCCGCGCTCTACCTGACCCCCTCCGCCGTTTCCCAGCAGCTGGCCGCGCTGGAGCAGGAGACCGGGCACCGGCTGGTCGAGCGCAACGCCAGGGGAGCCAGGCTCACCTCGGCCGGGGAGATCCTGCTGACCCACACCAACGCGGTGCTGGCCCAGCTGGAGCGGGCCGAGGCGGAGCTGGCCGCCTACGGCGCGGGCGACGCCGGGACGGTCACGGTCGCCGCCTTCGCCACCGGCATCGGACTGGTCCTCGCCCCCGCGATCGCCGCCCTCGGCGAGTCCGCGCCCGGCATCCGGGTCCGGGTCCAGGACGCGGAGGGCGACGCGAGCGTCCCGATGGTGCTGGACCGCCAGGCCGATGTGGCCGTCGCCGTCGAGTACCGGGGGGCACCGGGCGAGGACGACCGCCGGCTGACCAGGGTGCCGCTGTACTCGGAACCCTTCGACGCGGTCCTTCCGGTACGGCACCGGCTGGCCGGCCAGGAGCAGGTCGCGATCGCAGACCTGGCGAAGGACACCTGGATCGGCCCCTACCCGGGCAACCCGTGCCACGACGTGGTGGTCCTGGCCTGCCAGTACGCGGGCTTCGAACCCGCCCTCGAACACTCCTCGGACGACTTCCACGCCGTGGTCGCCCTGGCCGGCGCGGACGCCGGGGTGGCCCTGGTCCCCAGATCCGCGCTGCGCGGCATGGCCCTGACCGGTGTGGTGGTGCGCCCGGTGCACGGCAGCGCCCCGACGCGCCGGGTGTTCGCGGCGGTACGCCGTGGCGCGGAGGCGCATCCGCTGATCGCTCCGGTGCTGGACGCGCTGGCGGGGGCGGCGGGCGGGGTCGGGCTCGGGCGCGGTACGGGCTGA
- a CDS encoding cysteine hydrolase family protein, with amino-acid sequence MTKSALLVMDVQQDIVDITDAGSGYLARLNRAIEGARAADIPVIYVTIALPAGDPEVSTRNRVISGIVRDGLFTEGAAGTAVHHGVTPRPGDAVVTKRRGSAFSGSDFDLVLRARDIDSLVVTGIATSGVVLSTLCSAVDRDLGLTVLVDACHDTDPELHRVLTENLFPRWGDVITVEDWLKTLAS; translated from the coding sequence ATGACGAAGAGCGCACTCCTTGTGATGGACGTCCAGCAGGACATCGTGGACATCACCGATGCCGGCTCCGGATATCTGGCGCGCCTGAACCGGGCGATCGAGGGTGCCCGCGCGGCGGACATACCCGTGATCTACGTGACCATCGCGCTGCCTGCGGGCGATCCGGAAGTCAGCACGCGCAACCGGGTGATCAGCGGCATCGTGCGGGACGGACTGTTCACCGAGGGCGCCGCCGGCACCGCCGTCCATCACGGCGTCACCCCCCGGCCGGGCGACGCCGTGGTCACCAAGAGGCGGGGGAGCGCGTTCTCCGGCAGCGACTTCGATCTGGTGCTCAGGGCCCGCGACATCGACAGCCTCGTCGTCACCGGCATCGCCACGAGCGGTGTGGTGCTGTCCACCCTGTGCTCCGCCGTCGACCGGGACCTCGGCCTCACCGTCCTGGTGGACGCCTGCCACGACACCGACCCCGAACTGCACCGGGTCCTCACCGAGAATCTGTTCCCGCGCTGGGGGGACGTCATCACGGTCGAGGACTGGCTCAAGACCCTCGCGTCGTAG
- a CDS encoding ABC transporter permease has protein sequence MSGTKTRDRKPRTGDGAVAGADVRAGMRRASAFLARRSLDTHRRAWAAVFAATAATTALLGAFALVLGSLLLAGPPVERYAGADAVVVADQRVTYTAKPWGSEPRTATAHLPERVRLDRASVARAAAAEGVARAVADDSVPVVAGHGTSAVGRSWPAAALTRYELTGGRAPRSASEVVVDSALAAESGGPGGRVTLQVDGAARRYTVSGVAGTGHRGGAPAVFFTEARLTRLAGHPGTVDAIGVLAERGVSEAALRASLGDAVAGRGGGERGPRVLTGAGRGEAEQLDALGARGDLLTMLASIAATVVMVALLVIATTLSQAVHQRSGELALLRAVGATPRQLRSAVGREAGRVAGAAALLGAVLSVPLGLLMRSLLTTDPLPLPVPVWLPLAAGVVGALIVALVARPVALLAARSITRLRPAVALGAARAPEPDEPGRPRTVAGVLLVVAGLGSAGAATAQGGQAAALAASAAATSLIIAVALLGPWIARISMRVLGAPLRRAGGVAGFLAARSAAAHHRRLGAALTPVVLVVAFVCVQLAAGSTLERAADRQASDALRADLVVTGPAAGIPSEVADAVRGAPEVSAATGLLRSSVVLAHRETGDPKLDRYPVLGVTADQLSGTLDARVTAGDPARLTGRGTVAVGRDRADELGAGVGDTVRLRLGDGARVRLRVVAVYERSLGLGEFMLPREALAAHVSAPRDRQVLVRSKDGDGDAVSAVRRALAPYPGLDVRPATADDVRISPSSSDQDDALTVIGVGVIGGFALLAVVSTLTLITVGRRPEFRLLRLVGAGRGQLLRMRVLETALVTVAGLAIGTAVAAIPLLAFSLTATGSLPYLPPVRYGVLALAVTLAAAAGTVLPGAGSGAGRTG, from the coding sequence ATGAGTGGGACGAAGACACGTGACAGGAAGCCCCGCACCGGGGACGGGGCGGTTGCGGGCGCGGACGTACGGGCCGGAATGCGGCGGGCCTCGGCGTTCCTGGCCCGGCGCTCGCTGGACACCCATCGGCGAGCCTGGGCCGCGGTGTTCGCGGCGACGGCGGCCACCACGGCACTGCTCGGGGCGTTCGCGCTGGTGCTCGGCTCACTGCTGCTGGCGGGCCCTCCGGTGGAACGGTACGCAGGGGCCGACGCGGTCGTGGTGGCCGACCAGCGGGTCACGTACACGGCGAAGCCGTGGGGCAGCGAGCCGCGGACGGCCACCGCCCACCTGCCGGAACGGGTGCGGCTGGACCGCGCGTCGGTGGCGCGGGCGGCAGCGGCCGAGGGCGTGGCGCGGGCGGTCGCGGACGACTCGGTCCCGGTGGTGGCGGGGCACGGGACATCGGCCGTGGGGCGCTCCTGGCCGGCCGCCGCGCTGACCCGGTACGAGCTGACCGGGGGCCGCGCGCCGAGGTCCGCGTCCGAGGTGGTCGTGGACTCCGCGCTCGCGGCCGAGAGCGGCGGGCCCGGGGGCCGGGTGACGCTTCAGGTCGACGGGGCGGCCCGGCGGTACACGGTCAGCGGGGTGGCCGGCACCGGTCACCGGGGCGGCGCGCCCGCCGTCTTCTTCACCGAGGCACGGCTCACCCGGCTGGCCGGGCACCCCGGGACGGTGGACGCGATCGGCGTGCTGGCCGAGCGGGGCGTCTCCGAGGCCGCGCTGCGGGCGTCACTGGGCGACGCCGTGGCCGGGCGCGGCGGTGGCGAACGCGGTCCACGCGTACTGACGGGTGCCGGACGCGGCGAGGCCGAGCAGCTCGACGCGCTCGGCGCACGGGGTGATCTGCTGACGATGCTCGCGTCGATCGCCGCGACCGTCGTCATGGTCGCCCTGCTCGTGATCGCCACCACGCTCTCCCAGGCCGTCCACCAGCGGTCCGGTGAACTGGCGCTGCTCCGGGCGGTCGGGGCGACTCCCCGGCAGCTCCGCTCCGCCGTCGGCCGCGAGGCCGGCCGGGTGGCGGGCGCCGCCGCGCTGCTGGGCGCGGTCCTCTCCGTACCGCTGGGGCTGCTGATGCGGTCGCTGCTGACCACGGACCCGCTGCCGCTGCCGGTCCCGGTGTGGCTGCCGCTCGCGGCGGGCGTGGTGGGCGCGCTGATCGTCGCGCTCGTGGCCCGGCCGGTGGCGCTGCTGGCGGCCCGCTCCATCACCCGGCTGCGGCCCGCGGTGGCCCTGGGTGCGGCGCGGGCGCCGGAGCCGGACGAGCCGGGGCGGCCGCGTACCGTCGCCGGGGTGCTGCTGGTGGTCGCGGGGCTCGGTTCGGCCGGTGCGGCGACCGCGCAGGGCGGGCAGGCGGCGGCGCTCGCCGCGTCGGCCGCCGCGACCTCGCTGATCATCGCGGTGGCGCTGCTCGGCCCGTGGATCGCGCGGATCTCGATGCGCGTCCTCGGCGCGCCGCTCCGGCGGGCGGGCGGGGTCGCCGGATTCCTGGCCGCCCGCTCCGCCGCCGCACACCACCGGCGGCTGGGGGCGGCGCTCACCCCGGTGGTGCTGGTCGTGGCGTTCGTCTGCGTGCAGCTGGCGGCGGGCAGCACGCTGGAGCGGGCCGCCGACCGCCAGGCCTCGGACGCCCTGCGGGCGGACCTGGTGGTGACGGGGCCCGCCGCCGGCATCCCGTCCGAGGTGGCCGACGCGGTGCGCGGGGCCCCCGAAGTGTCCGCCGCCACGGGCCTGCTCCGGTCGTCCGTGGTCCTCGCCCACCGCGAGACCGGCGATCCGAAGCTGGACCGCTACCCGGTCCTCGGTGTCACGGCGGACCAGCTGTCCGGCACCCTCGACGCCCGGGTCACGGCGGGCGATCCGGCCCGCCTCACCGGCCGGGGCACGGTCGCGGTCGGCCGGGACCGGGCCGACGAACTCGGCGCGGGCGTCGGTGACACGGTGCGGCTGCGCCTGGGCGACGGTGCGCGGGTCCGGCTCCGGGTGGTGGCGGTCTACGAACGCTCGCTGGGCCTGGGCGAGTTCATGCTCCCGCGCGAGGCCCTTGCCGCGCACGTCTCGGCGCCGCGCGACCGGCAGGTCCTGGTGCGCTCGAAGGACGGGGACGGGGACGCCGTTTCGGCAGTACGGCGCGCGCTGGCACCGTACCCGGGGCTCGATGTCCGCCCGGCGACGGCGGACGACGTACGGATCAGCCCTTCTTCCTCTGACCAGGACGACGCCCTGACCGTCATCGGTGTCGGCGTGATCGGCGGCTTCGCGCTGCTGGCGGTGGTCAGCACACTGACCCTGATCACGGTCGGACGCCGCCCGGAGTTCCGTCTGCTCCGGCTGGTCGGCGCGGGACGCGGCCAGCTGCTGCGGATGCGGGTCCTGGAGACGGCCCTGGTCACGGTGGCAGGCCTGGCCATCGGGACCGCGGTCGCGGCGATCCCCCTGCTCGCGTTCTCCCTGACCGCCACGGGCTCGCTGCCCTACCTCCCGCCGGTCCGGTACGGGGTGCTGGCGCTTGCCGTGACACTGGCCGCGGCGGCGGGCACGGTGCTGCCGGGGGCGGGGAGCGGTGCGGGCCGGACCGGTTAG
- a CDS encoding ABC transporter ATP-binding protein, giving the protein MDTFTAVRTAALELESVSRRHGRRGSGREVVALDDVSCTVPAGSFTAVVGPSGSGKSTFLQCAAGLDRPSSGTVRIGRTDLGGLSEAALTRLRRDRIGFVFQSHALNLVPSLSIEENVVLPLVLAGAHPGATGVLERGRRLLDRVGLSGRGGGRPTALSGGEQQRVAVARALVTEPQVVFADEPTASLDPESAELVLGLLRDAVRRDGRTVVMVTHDPVAAGWADTVLTMDGGRLR; this is encoded by the coding sequence GTGGACACGTTCACGGCGGTGCGCACGGCGGCGCTGGAGCTGGAGTCGGTGAGCCGGCGCCACGGGCGGCGCGGCAGCGGCCGGGAGGTCGTCGCCCTGGACGATGTGAGCTGCACGGTCCCGGCCGGGAGCTTCACCGCCGTGGTCGGCCCCTCCGGATCGGGCAAGAGCACGTTCCTCCAGTGCGCGGCCGGCCTGGACCGGCCGTCGTCGGGGACGGTACGGATCGGCCGGACCGATCTCGGCGGGCTCTCCGAGGCGGCGCTGACCCGGCTGCGGCGGGACCGGATCGGCTTCGTCTTCCAGTCGCACGCCCTGAACCTGGTGCCCTCGCTCAGCATCGAGGAGAACGTCGTGCTGCCGCTGGTACTGGCTGGTGCGCACCCCGGGGCCACCGGGGTGCTGGAGCGCGGACGGCGATTGCTGGACCGGGTCGGGCTCTCCGGGCGCGGCGGTGGCCGGCCGACGGCCCTGTCGGGCGGTGAGCAGCAACGGGTCGCGGTGGCGCGGGCGTTGGTGACCGAACCCCAGGTGGTGTTCGCGGACGAGCCGACCGCGTCCCTGGACCCGGAGTCGGCGGAACTGGTGCTGGGGCTGCTGCGGGACGCGGTACGGCGCGACGGCCGCACGGTCGTGATGGTCACCCATGATCCGGTGGCGGCGGGCTGGGCCGACACGGTGCTGACGATGGACGGCGGCCGACTGCGATGA
- a CDS encoding sensor histidine kinase, with protein MNSTPTPLTAAVRRSWHASQYLLLGIPIALLAYVSAFLVVAVLLFGVVIIGLPALPEAAKVLHRFAESERRRAAAYLGVPFRPTRYLPLDRGELSERVRRVLTDPTNRREVLWLPAQALIGNGLGYLTMVLWPVGMLVDGIGLSVVHLLDRRTTDEYGTPPPVRRGWVLRWHPVLADLAASWTRSLLTASPSAERIDQLTESRAGAVEAHGAELRRIERDLHDGAQARIVALSMRVGLAKQLLDRDPAAARLRLEEAQDGADAALAELRHVVRGIHPPVLTDRGLGGAVRALAAGAGIPVTVELDGVEDGRRLPAAIEAAAYFVVAEALTNISKHSGATAARVRIDRAPGVLLVSIGDDGCGGADEGAGSGLVGIRRRIAALDGTTRISSPIGGPTDIEVELPCGS; from the coding sequence ATGAACAGTACGCCCACTCCGCTGACGGCCGCCGTCCGGCGTTCATGGCATGCCTCCCAGTACCTCCTCCTCGGCATCCCGATCGCGCTGCTCGCCTATGTCAGCGCGTTCCTGGTGGTGGCGGTCCTGTTGTTCGGCGTCGTGATCATCGGACTGCCCGCCCTGCCGGAGGCGGCCAAAGTGCTGCACAGGTTCGCGGAGTCCGAGCGGCGCAGGGCCGCCGCGTACCTCGGTGTGCCGTTCCGTCCGACGCGCTATCTGCCGCTGGACCGGGGCGAACTCTCCGAGCGGGTCAGGCGGGTGCTCACCGACCCGACGAACCGGCGCGAGGTCCTCTGGCTGCCGGCCCAGGCCCTCATCGGCAACGGGCTCGGCTACCTCACGATGGTGCTGTGGCCGGTGGGGATGCTGGTGGACGGGATCGGGCTCTCCGTCGTACACCTGCTGGACCGGCGCACCACCGACGAGTACGGCACACCGCCGCCCGTGCGGCGCGGCTGGGTGCTGCGCTGGCACCCCGTACTGGCGGACCTCGCCGCGAGCTGGACCCGGTCCCTGCTCACGGCCTCGCCGTCCGCCGAGCGCATCGACCAGCTGACCGAGAGCAGGGCCGGGGCGGTCGAGGCGCACGGCGCCGAACTCCGCCGCATCGAACGGGATCTGCACGACGGCGCCCAGGCCAGGATCGTCGCCCTGTCGATGCGGGTCGGCCTGGCCAAACAGCTCCTGGACCGGGACCCGGCCGCCGCCCGCCTGCGCCTGGAGGAGGCCCAGGACGGCGCCGACGCGGCGCTGGCCGAGCTGCGGCACGTCGTGCGCGGCATCCATCCGCCGGTGCTGACGGACCGTGGACTGGGCGGCGCCGTAAGGGCGTTGGCGGCCGGGGCGGGTATCCCCGTGACGGTCGAACTGGACGGGGTCGAGGACGGACGGCGGCTCCCCGCCGCGATCGAGGCCGCCGCCTACTTCGTGGTGGCGGAGGCGCTCACCAACATCAGCAAGCACAGCGGCGCGACGGCCGCGCGCGTACGGATCGACCGGGCCCCCGGCGTACTGCTCGTATCCATCGGGGACGATGGGTGCGGCGGCGCGGATGAAGGCGCCGGCAGCGGGCTGGTCGGGATCAGGCGGCGGATCGCCGCTCTGGACGGCACCACCCGCATCAGCAGCCCCATCGGAGGGCCGACCGACATCGAAGTGGAGCTGCCGTGCGGATCGTGA
- a CDS encoding response regulator transcription factor, which produces MRIVIAEDNALLREGLILLLTSSGHEVVADVAAGPEVLPALLAHRPDAAVLDVRLPPTFRDEGLRAAVAARRELPGLPILVLSQYVEETYAAELLAQGAQGIGYLLKDRVGRVDQFLQALDRVVDGGTALDPEVVSQLMTRKASAKPLLSLTPREREVLELMAQGKANGTIAAELVVTERAVSKHIGSIFAKLGLEPDDGTVHRRVLAVLAYLEGNGPR; this is translated from the coding sequence GTGCGGATCGTGATCGCGGAGGACAACGCCCTGTTGCGGGAGGGCCTGATCCTGCTGCTCACCAGCTCGGGCCACGAGGTGGTGGCCGATGTCGCGGCCGGGCCCGAGGTGCTGCCCGCCCTGCTGGCGCACCGCCCGGACGCCGCCGTGCTCGATGTCCGGCTGCCGCCCACCTTCCGCGACGAGGGGCTGCGCGCCGCCGTGGCCGCCCGCAGGGAACTCCCCGGCCTGCCGATCCTGGTCCTCTCGCAGTACGTCGAGGAGACCTACGCCGCCGAGCTGCTCGCCCAGGGGGCCCAGGGCATCGGCTACCTGCTCAAGGACCGGGTGGGCCGGGTCGACCAGTTCCTCCAGGCCCTCGACCGGGTGGTGGACGGCGGCACCGCGCTCGATCCGGAGGTGGTGAGCCAGCTGATGACCCGCAAGGCGTCCGCGAAACCGCTGCTGAGCCTCACGCCCCGCGAGCGGGAGGTCCTGGAACTGATGGCCCAGGGCAAGGCGAACGGCACCATCGCCGCCGAACTCGTCGTCACGGAGCGGGCGGTGAGCAAGCACATCGGCTCGATCTTCGCCAAGCTCGGCCTCGAACCGGACGACGGAACGGTCCACCGCCGCGTCCTCGCCGTGCTCGCCTACCTGGAGGGCAACGGGCCGCGCTGA
- a CDS encoding VOC family protein, whose protein sequence is MSHIALVTLVVRDYDEALAFYTDALGFELVEDTDRGDGSRWVVVRPRGTQGTGLLLARAKNTEQGASVGAQTGGRVGFFLHTEDFAADHARMLAAGVRFLEEPRHEAYGSVAVFEDLYGNRWDLLQPA, encoded by the coding sequence ATGTCCCACATCGCCCTGGTCACCCTGGTCGTCCGCGACTACGACGAGGCACTCGCCTTCTACACCGACGCCCTCGGCTTCGAGCTGGTGGAGGACACAGACCGGGGCGACGGCTCCCGCTGGGTGGTGGTGCGTCCGCGTGGCACACAGGGCACGGGGCTGCTGCTGGCCCGCGCCAAGAACACGGAGCAGGGAGCGAGCGTCGGGGCGCAGACGGGTGGCCGCGTCGGCTTCTTCCTGCACACGGAGGACTTCGCGGCCGACCACGCACGCATGCTGGCGGCCGGGGTCCGCTTCCTGGAGGAGCCCCGGCACGAGGCCTACGGTTCGGTCGCGGTCTTCGAGGACCTGTACGGCAACCGCTGGGATCTGCTCCAGCCCGCGTGA